From Anopheles darlingi chromosome 2, idAnoDarlMG_H_01, whole genome shotgun sequence, the proteins below share one genomic window:
- the LOC125950853 gene encoding integrin beta-nu isoform X1, giving the protein MVSITLSILVSMLLMISVPRSGRAQIATIVDTSKCFFQTNYYDCLDADEQCAWCTDELYEMRKYRCMHEEKLLASNCSASKILTNDNYQFIETLLNEPHRDFDEKMQAIQISPQKVRFVLGKLAARTVTVTYKPAKNYPLDMYYLMDLTWSMRDDKANLEKMGSELALALANLTANYRLGFGSFADKPAMPFIQSEPHRLANPCYSENEQCEPTYGFRHRLRISSDIDSFIEQVKQSNVTGNIDNLEAGLDALMQVLVCEKQIGWGSNTRKIVVIATDSLLHMAGDGLLAGIIRDNDKQCHLSDDGNFVQELQYDYPSLEQIWRVLEKTKTAVIFAVTDEKQTYYKRLSALVPEFTSVGQLQDDSSNIIQLVKDGYREFVNRIMFTDDAPDYIQLKYLTDCGGMYETPQPIYRCSNIETGKEYNIDVEVRLLDYPKDPSISELTIHIEEKLISNEAIELQIQLRSNCTKHKMVASELCNYQGDFVCGLCQCYTGWIGKTCECNLQNSLNRKELLKQCVAPSSMDDLGDEIACSDRGECLCGQCFCEAPFDGEYCECTSCTELNGVSCGGPERGVCVCGKCSCYNSWSGDNCDCSTDTSTCKAPLSDEICSGHGTCDCGICHCNESFHGNYCETKYGEQSPMCLSFEECVRCVVQEKHDKQCEDKEARCRQNDYFYQVHFSSNVDESHQCVFRYKVDERVCDYNYSYESIGKYQTLIKIQDVQCKGVVSAGIYVSFIVLLVFVVGVLGVLAYRLKTWYEDKAIFAKFEKERAQETEYRELSPIYRSPISSFQVPPEMETTVL; this is encoded by the exons ATGGTTTCGATAACTTTATCGATTTTAGTTTccatgttgttgatgatttcAGTGCCACGGTCGGGGCGTGCCCAAA TTGCAACAATCGTCGACACatcaaaatgtttttttcaaaCCAACTACTACGATTGTCTTGATGCAGATGAACAATGTGCTTGGTGTACCGATGAA CTGTATGAAATGCGTAAATATCGTTGTATGCACGAGGAAAAACTGTTGGCTTCGAACTGTAGTGCATCGAAAATTCTGACCAACGATAATTACCAGTTCATCGAAACACTTCTTAACGAACCACACAGAGATTTCGATGAAAAAATGCAAGCCATTCAAATAAGTCCACAAAAAGTAAGGTTTGTCCTCGGAAAGT TGGCTGCCAGAACGGTCACCGTTACGTATAAGCCAGCGAAAAATTATCCACTTGACATGTACTATCTTATGGATTTAACCTGGTCTATGCGAGACGACAAAGCAAATCTGGAAAAAATGGGCAGTGAATTAGCTTTAGCTTTGGCAAACCTCACTGCTAATTACAGGCTGGGCTTTGGAAGCTTTGCTGATAAACCCGCTATGCCATTCATACAATCTGAACCGCACCGATTGGCAAATCCGTGCTATTCAGAAAACGAACAATGCGAGCCAACATATGGATTTCGTCACCGTTTAAGAATCTCAAGCGATATTGATAGCTTTATCGAGCAGGTGAAGCAGAGCAATGTCACCGGTAACATCGATAACTTGGAGGCTGGACTTGATGCGCTCATGCAGGTACTGGTTTGCGAAAAGCAAATCGGCTGGGGATCGAACACACGGAAGATAGTCGTCATCGCGACCGATAGCTTATTGCACATGGCGGGCGATGGATTGCTAGCAGGAATCATACGAGACAACGATAAGCAATGTCATTTATCCGACGATGGGAACTTTGTTCAGGAGTTGCAGTATGATTACCCATCGTTGGAACAGATATGGCGTGTTctagaaaaaacgaaaacggccGTGATTTTTGCAGTAACAGACGAGAAGCAAACCTACTACAAACGTTTAAGTGCACTTGTTCCAGAGTTTACGAGTGTTGGTCAACTACAGGACGATTCTTCCAACATCATTCAGTTAGTGAAGGATGGGTATCGTGAGTTTGTAAACCGAATAATGTTTACTGACGATGCTCCTGATtacattcaattaaaatacTTGACCGATTGCGGAGGAATGTATGAAACCCCTCAACCCATTTATCGTTGTAGTAACATAGAAACTGGGAAGGAATATAATATTGATGTTGAAGTGCGCCTTTTGGATTACCCCAAGGACCCATCGATTTCA GAACTAACGATTCACATCGAAGAGAAGTTGATTAGCAATGAAGCAATAGAattacaaattcaattaaGATCCAACTGCACCAAACATAAGATGGTGGCAAGTGAGTTGTGTAACTATCAAGGCGATTTCGTTTGTGGTTTATGCCAATGCTATACTGGATG GATTGGCAAAACCTGTGAGTGCAATCTGCAGAATTCCTTAAATCGCAAAGAGCTGCTAAAGCAGTGTGTCGCGCCCAGCAGTATGGACGATCTAGGAGATGAAATAGCTTGCTCCGACCGCGGTGAATGTTTGTGTGGACAATGTTTCTGTGAAGCTCCTTTTGATGGAGAGTATTGTGAGTGTACTAGCTGCACAGA GCTGAATGGCGTGTCCTGCGGAGGTCCAGAAcgtggtgtttgtgtttgcggcAAATGTAGCTGCTATAATTCGTGGAGCGGGGATAACTGCGACTGCTCCACCGACACAAGCACGTGTAAAGCACCTTTGAGTGACGAAATTTGCTCGGGCCACGGTACTTGCGACTGCGGTATATGTCACTGTAATGAATCATTTCATGGAAATTATTGTGAAACGAAGTACGGAGAGCAGTCTCCGATGTGTTTGAGTTTCGAGGAATGCGTTAGATGCGTGGTACAAGAAAAGCATGATAAGCAATGCGAGGACAAAGAAGCACGGTGTCGCCAAAATGACTATTTTTATCAGGTGCACTTCTCGAGTAATGTAGATG AGTCACACCAATGCGTGTTTAGATACAAAGTTGACGAACGTGTTTGCGATTACAATTATTCGTACGAGAGTATCGGGAAATATCAAACGCTGATCAAAATACAAGATGTACAATGTAAGGGAGTAGTATCAGCCGGAATATACGTGTCTTTTATTGTATTGCTCGTTTTTGTCGTTGGCGTTCTTGGTGTGTTAGCCTACCGACTGAAAACTTGGTATGAAGACAAGGCCATATTTGCCAAattcgaaaaagagagagcacagGAAACGGAATATCGTGAATTAAGCCCAATTTATAGATCTCCGATCAGCAGTTTTCAAGTACCCCcagaaatggaaacaacaGTACTATAA
- the LOC125950853 gene encoding integrin beta-nu isoform X2, protein MAARTVTVTYKPAKNYPLDMYYLMDLTWSMRDDKANLEKMGSELALALANLTANYRLGFGSFADKPAMPFIQSEPHRLANPCYSENEQCEPTYGFRHRLRISSDIDSFIEQVKQSNVTGNIDNLEAGLDALMQVLVCEKQIGWGSNTRKIVVIATDSLLHMAGDGLLAGIIRDNDKQCHLSDDGNFVQELQYDYPSLEQIWRVLEKTKTAVIFAVTDEKQTYYKRLSALVPEFTSVGQLQDDSSNIIQLVKDGYREFVNRIMFTDDAPDYIQLKYLTDCGGMYETPQPIYRCSNIETGKEYNIDVEVRLLDYPKDPSISELTIHIEEKLISNEAIELQIQLRSNCTKHKMVASELCNYQGDFVCGLCQCYTGWIGKTCECNLQNSLNRKELLKQCVAPSSMDDLGDEIACSDRGECLCGQCFCEAPFDGEYCECTSCTELNGVSCGGPERGVCVCGKCSCYNSWSGDNCDCSTDTSTCKAPLSDEICSGHGTCDCGICHCNESFHGNYCETKYGEQSPMCLSFEECVRCVVQEKHDKQCEDKEARCRQNDYFYQVHFSSNVDESHQCVFRYKVDERVCDYNYSYESIGKYQTLIKIQDVQCKGVVSAGIYVSFIVLLVFVVGVLGVLAYRLKTWYEDKAIFAKFEKERAQETEYRELSPIYRSPISSFQVPPEMETTVL, encoded by the exons A TGGCTGCCAGAACGGTCACCGTTACGTATAAGCCAGCGAAAAATTATCCACTTGACATGTACTATCTTATGGATTTAACCTGGTCTATGCGAGACGACAAAGCAAATCTGGAAAAAATGGGCAGTGAATTAGCTTTAGCTTTGGCAAACCTCACTGCTAATTACAGGCTGGGCTTTGGAAGCTTTGCTGATAAACCCGCTATGCCATTCATACAATCTGAACCGCACCGATTGGCAAATCCGTGCTATTCAGAAAACGAACAATGCGAGCCAACATATGGATTTCGTCACCGTTTAAGAATCTCAAGCGATATTGATAGCTTTATCGAGCAGGTGAAGCAGAGCAATGTCACCGGTAACATCGATAACTTGGAGGCTGGACTTGATGCGCTCATGCAGGTACTGGTTTGCGAAAAGCAAATCGGCTGGGGATCGAACACACGGAAGATAGTCGTCATCGCGACCGATAGCTTATTGCACATGGCGGGCGATGGATTGCTAGCAGGAATCATACGAGACAACGATAAGCAATGTCATTTATCCGACGATGGGAACTTTGTTCAGGAGTTGCAGTATGATTACCCATCGTTGGAACAGATATGGCGTGTTctagaaaaaacgaaaacggccGTGATTTTTGCAGTAACAGACGAGAAGCAAACCTACTACAAACGTTTAAGTGCACTTGTTCCAGAGTTTACGAGTGTTGGTCAACTACAGGACGATTCTTCCAACATCATTCAGTTAGTGAAGGATGGGTATCGTGAGTTTGTAAACCGAATAATGTTTACTGACGATGCTCCTGATtacattcaattaaaatacTTGACCGATTGCGGAGGAATGTATGAAACCCCTCAACCCATTTATCGTTGTAGTAACATAGAAACTGGGAAGGAATATAATATTGATGTTGAAGTGCGCCTTTTGGATTACCCCAAGGACCCATCGATTTCA GAACTAACGATTCACATCGAAGAGAAGTTGATTAGCAATGAAGCAATAGAattacaaattcaattaaGATCCAACTGCACCAAACATAAGATGGTGGCAAGTGAGTTGTGTAACTATCAAGGCGATTTCGTTTGTGGTTTATGCCAATGCTATACTGGATG GATTGGCAAAACCTGTGAGTGCAATCTGCAGAATTCCTTAAATCGCAAAGAGCTGCTAAAGCAGTGTGTCGCGCCCAGCAGTATGGACGATCTAGGAGATGAAATAGCTTGCTCCGACCGCGGTGAATGTTTGTGTGGACAATGTTTCTGTGAAGCTCCTTTTGATGGAGAGTATTGTGAGTGTACTAGCTGCACAGA GCTGAATGGCGTGTCCTGCGGAGGTCCAGAAcgtggtgtttgtgtttgcggcAAATGTAGCTGCTATAATTCGTGGAGCGGGGATAACTGCGACTGCTCCACCGACACAAGCACGTGTAAAGCACCTTTGAGTGACGAAATTTGCTCGGGCCACGGTACTTGCGACTGCGGTATATGTCACTGTAATGAATCATTTCATGGAAATTATTGTGAAACGAAGTACGGAGAGCAGTCTCCGATGTGTTTGAGTTTCGAGGAATGCGTTAGATGCGTGGTACAAGAAAAGCATGATAAGCAATGCGAGGACAAAGAAGCACGGTGTCGCCAAAATGACTATTTTTATCAGGTGCACTTCTCGAGTAATGTAGATG AGTCACACCAATGCGTGTTTAGATACAAAGTTGACGAACGTGTTTGCGATTACAATTATTCGTACGAGAGTATCGGGAAATATCAAACGCTGATCAAAATACAAGATGTACAATGTAAGGGAGTAGTATCAGCCGGAATATACGTGTCTTTTATTGTATTGCTCGTTTTTGTCGTTGGCGTTCTTGGTGTGTTAGCCTACCGACTGAAAACTTGGTATGAAGACAAGGCCATATTTGCCAAattcgaaaaagagagagcacagGAAACGGAATATCGTGAATTAAGCCCAATTTATAGATCTCCGATCAGCAGTTTTCAAGTACCCCcagaaatggaaacaacaGTACTATAA